A window from Drosophila yakuba strain Tai18E2 chromosome 3L, Prin_Dyak_Tai18E2_2.1, whole genome shotgun sequence encodes these proteins:
- the LOC6533703 gene encoding androgen-induced gene 1 protein has protein sequence MERLSLWSRARLFFHLLATVHLGYAIYFDWRYAQLPQVAVTLRLEPPIGGKFKYMTFLGGLLQLGYYALALTFDLLRLRSLRKLRDYIFASFAIPLSLTVGLTFWTLFAIDRESIYPVLLDLVYPNWLNHTMHTFVVIYAIVELGITRHRYPERRRGLTGLGAFMVGYLVWIHIVWFRTGIWVYPFLGGIAWQLRVLFFVLIMVLGFVYYLLGERVNLVLCQRNAGAHR, from the coding sequence ATGGAGCGACTTAGCTTGTGGAGCAGGGCTCGCCTGTTCTTCCACCTGCTCGCCACCGTGCACCTGGGCTATGCCATCTACTTCGACTGGCGGTATGCCCAGTTGCCACAAGTGGCAGTGACCCTGCGGCTGGAGCCACCGATTGGGGGCAAGTTCAAGTACATGACCTTTCTGGGCGGTCTGTTGCAGTTGGGCTACTATGCACTGGCGCTGACCTTTGACCTCCTGCGGCTGAGATCGCTGCGGAAACTGCGGGACTACATCTTCGCCAGCTTTGCCATACCGCTGTCGCTGACAGTGGGTTTAACCTTTTGGACACTCTTCGCCATCGATCGGGAATCGATATATCCTGTGCTGCTGGACTTGGTCTATCCCAATTGGCTGAACCACACCATGCACACCTTTGTCGTCATCTACGCCATTGTGGAGCTCGGGATCACACGACATCGATATCCGGAACGCAGGCGAGGATTGACTGGACTGGGTGCCTTCATGGTGGGATACCTGGTGTGGATACACATCGTGTGGTTCAGGACCGGCATCTGGGTGTATCCCTTCCTTGGCGGCATCGCCTGGCAGCTGAGAGTCCTTTTCTTCGTCCTCATCATGGTCCTCGGATTCGTTTACTATCTCCTTGGCGAGCGAGTTAATCTCGTCTTGTGTCAGAGAAATGCTGGCGCTCACAGGTGA